One region of Populus trichocarpa isolate Nisqually-1 chromosome 4, P.trichocarpa_v4.1, whole genome shotgun sequence genomic DNA includes:
- the LOC7470209 gene encoding heavy metal-associated isoprenylated plant protein 28: MTITEMKVYMDCAGCETKIRKAIQKLDGVDDIDIDIYMQKVTVMGWADQRKVLKAVRKTGRRAELWPYPYNPESYNFNQQYYYQQQNEKEIVTYYENKPTPSYNYDKHGYNEEEFGYYQKPAYATIVDEEASAIFSDENPHACSIM; the protein is encoded by the exons ATGACT ATCACAGAGATGAAAGTCTATATGGATTGTGCTGGCTGCGAGACCAAGATAAGGAAGGCTATTCAAAAACTAGATG GAGTGGATGATATCGATATAGACATATATATGCAAAAAGTAACAGTTATGGGATGGGCAGACCAGAGAAAAGTTCTTAAAGCAGTGAGGAAGACAGGAAGAAGAGCTGAGCTATGGCCATACCCATACAATCCTGAATCCTATAACTTCAACCAACAGTACTATTATCAGCAgcagaatgaaaaagaaatagttACTTACTATGAAAACAAGCCTACCCCTTCATACAACTACGACAAGCATGGCTACAATGAAGAAGAGTTTGGTTACTATCAAAAGCCAGCTTATGCCACCATTGTTGATGAAGAAGCTAGTGCCATCTTCAGTGATGAAAATCCTCATGCCTGCTCCATCATGTAA
- the LOC7476341 gene encoding dof zinc finger protein DOF1.5: MASQEEGIKLFGATITLHDKQEGNKEDPNKENPTTDKRPEKVIPCPRCKSMETKFCYFNNYNVNQPRYFCKGCQRYWTAGGALRNVPVGAGRRKTKPPGRVGLDGYSEGCLYDGSGGVHRFELDGMVLEEWHLATTHGSSRHVFPVKRRRSGGSGGHTC; the protein is encoded by the coding sequence ATGGCTAGCCAAGAAGAGGGCATCAAGCTCTTTGGAGCAACAATTACGTTGCATGATAAACAAGAAGGTAATAAAGAAGATCCAAACAAGGAAAATCCAACCACTGACAAGAGACCAGAGAAGGTCATACCTTGCCCTAGATGTAAGAGCATGGAGACCAAGTTTTGTTACTTCAACAACTACAATGTTAACCAGCCAAGATATTTCTGTAAGGGCTGCCAGAGGTACTGGACGGCAGGTGGGGCCCTACGAAATGTTCCTGTGGGTGCCGGCCGCCGGAAAACTAAGCCACCTGGCCGGGTTGGTCTTGACGGTTACTCGGAGGGGTGCTTGTATGATGGCTCTGGTGGGGTTCACCGATTTGAGCTAGATGGGATGGTTTTGGAGGAGTGGCACTTGGCAACGACCCATGGCAGTTCCCGTCATGTTTTCCCCGTGAAGCGGCGGAGGAGCGGTGGCTCAGGTGGTCACACTTGTTGA